A portion of the Candidatus Binatia bacterium genome contains these proteins:
- a CDS encoding glycosyltransferase yields MLDELDIGGTEQQILELVRRIDRDRFEPMVCCYRHGRKAEEIADMGVPVFQIEKTHKLDAGIIPRIAKLLREERIDILQTYLWTANTWGRVAARMAGTPVVVASERNVDIWEQSYKRVIGRYLAGATDKIIANSEAVREYLLGRGGLAPEKVVRIYNGVNFERFEKPFDPLERRRELGMPGDALLAGVVARVEPAKDHDTLLHAMACVREQTSNLHLAVVGDGRQTERLTALAHELGIGDRVHFTGFRTDAAEWIRTFDFSVLSSVKEGLSNTVIESMAAGKPVIATAVGGNPEVIVEGETGFLLPTREPELFGAAIASLVAEPTRILELGAASKLRVESLFSVEKMVDNTSGLYLDLFQNGRKKAA; encoded by the coding sequence ATGCTCGACGAGCTCGACATCGGTGGGACAGAACAGCAGATTCTGGAACTTGTGAGGCGGATCGACCGCGATCGCTTCGAGCCCATGGTCTGTTGCTACCGGCACGGACGCAAGGCGGAAGAGATCGCCGACATGGGCGTGCCCGTGTTCCAAATCGAAAAAACACATAAGCTCGACGCAGGTATCATCCCTCGGATCGCCAAACTGCTGCGCGAAGAGCGAATCGATATTCTCCAAACCTACCTCTGGACGGCGAACACCTGGGGGCGGGTCGCCGCACGAATGGCCGGCACTCCGGTCGTGGTCGCCTCGGAACGCAATGTCGATATCTGGGAGCAATCCTACAAGCGCGTGATCGGGCGTTACCTGGCCGGAGCGACCGATAAAATCATTGCGAACTCTGAAGCCGTCAGGGAATACCTGCTGGGTCGCGGCGGACTGGCGCCGGAAAAAGTCGTGCGGATTTACAACGGAGTCAATTTCGAGCGCTTCGAGAAGCCCTTCGACCCACTCGAAAGACGTCGGGAACTGGGCATGCCCGGCGACGCACTGCTCGCGGGTGTCGTCGCCCGCGTCGAGCCCGCAAAGGATCACGACACACTCCTTCACGCGATGGCCTGCGTCCGCGAGCAAACCTCCAACCTCCACCTTGCAGTGGTCGGTGATGGACGCCAAACCGAACGCCTGACCGCGTTGGCTCACGAGCTCGGAATTGGCGACCGCGTTCATTTCACCGGTTTCCGCACGGATGCAGCCGAGTGGATTCGAACGTTCGATTTTTCGGTCCTTTCGTCGGTCAAGGAGGGACTCTCCAATACCGTGATTGAGTCCATGGCGGCGGGAAAGCCCGTGATTGCCACAGCAGTCGGAGGCAACCCGGAAGTCATCGTCGAAGGCGAGACCGGATTCCTCCTGCCCACACGCGAACCCGAACTCTTTGGCGCAGCAATCGCCAGCCTGGTGGCCGAACCGACCAGAATCCTCGAACTCGGTGCCGCCTCCAAATTGCGAGTCGAATCGCTTTTCTCGGTCGAGAAAATGGTGGACAACACCAGTGGCCTTTACCTCGACCTCTTTCAGAACGGCCGCAAGAAGGCAGCATAA
- a CDS encoding NAD-dependent epimerase/dehydratase family protein, with translation MELLTGCTGYLGRHLARKLADEGKQIRALVRTGTDLKRIPSEVGEVVWGSLDDPAAIARATHDVDTIYHTAARVSSGGNRQRFEDDNVLATESLLEAAEAAGVRRFIHISSAGIYGAETAGTEIHENTPLDPRIEERGAYAWSKAEADRRVRAFGENSRLETIIIRPGLLYGAEAAPFVARLHFPIPRSGGRRLIVGRRTNLLPFTHVDNACEAILNASNHGVSGRAYNIIDGRVTQGEYLEALRNQGIKDVQATYVPPAVFMPVAAACDIASRLLKRTLPLSRYKLTRATENLKYSTDAARSELQWRPTLDIQAGVATFEERIS, from the coding sequence ATGGAACTCCTGACGGGATGTACAGGCTACCTCGGACGCCACCTCGCCCGAAAACTTGCCGACGAGGGCAAACAGATCCGGGCCTTGGTGCGAACCGGAACCGATTTGAAAAGAATTCCATCGGAGGTAGGCGAGGTCGTGTGGGGATCCCTCGACGACCCTGCCGCGATCGCACGAGCCACCCATGATGTGGATACGATTTACCATACCGCAGCTCGGGTCAGCAGCGGCGGTAATCGCCAGCGCTTCGAGGACGACAATGTCCTTGCGACCGAGTCGCTATTGGAAGCGGCCGAAGCGGCCGGAGTCCGTCGCTTCATTCATATCAGTTCGGCCGGGATTTACGGCGCCGAAACAGCCGGCACCGAAATCCACGAGAATACGCCCCTCGACCCGAGAATCGAGGAAAGAGGCGCATACGCATGGTCCAAGGCGGAAGCCGATCGACGTGTGCGTGCCTTCGGCGAGAACTCGCGCCTCGAAACGATTATTATCCGCCCCGGCCTTTTGTACGGAGCCGAAGCCGCACCCTTTGTCGCTCGGCTTCATTTCCCGATCCCACGCTCCGGCGGCAGACGCCTCATCGTCGGCCGGCGCACCAACCTGCTGCCCTTCACACACGTCGACAACGCCTGCGAGGCAATTCTCAATGCCTCCAACCATGGAGTCTCTGGTCGGGCGTATAATATTATCGACGGTCGAGTCACGCAGGGCGAATATCTCGAAGCTCTCCGCAATCAGGGAATCAAGGATGTTCAGGCAACCTACGTCCCCCCGGCCGTATTCATGCCCGTTGCTGCGGCCTGCGATATCGCCAGTCGCCTTCTGAAACGAACCCTACCCCTCTCGCGGTACAAATTGACCCGAGCTACGGAAAATTTGAAATACAGCACCGACGCAGCTCGCTCCGAACTTCAATGGCGACCGACGCTCGACATACAGGCCGGCGTCGCCACGTTTGAAGAACGAATCTCCTGA
- a CDS encoding Gfo/Idh/MocA family oxidoreductase, whose amino-acid sequence MSKRNNRVALIGAGRIAAVHRGFIRGIAGAEVVAVCDADAALAETFASEKGIPNHYTSIDEMMSAEQPNIVHICTPPATHANLAIRVMEQGANVFVEKPMAMSVEDCDRMIETAERYGRRICVDHNRLMDPVMQKVHKLVAKGGLGDIVTVEAHQGVNPPEDDTGGHWSVADAFAPLYNLGPHPLYLVEAFSGPARDIIVQGAPIASDGVLREIRIMLPGEKCDAFVSFSMGAQPYLNHLAIYGTKATARVNLNTMTLVVERDRKLPKMVAKLLANLDPAAQMVQATISVTLAVLLRRMKTYPGIGNTIRAFYRSLDEGDPSPNSGFSGRENVRVLRAIESALRKDPPADQERELTWNS is encoded by the coding sequence ATGAGCAAACGTAATAACCGGGTGGCGCTGATTGGCGCCGGTCGGATCGCTGCTGTCCATCGTGGTTTCATTCGCGGCATCGCCGGGGCCGAGGTTGTTGCCGTCTGTGACGCCGACGCCGCCCTCGCCGAGACGTTCGCCAGCGAAAAGGGTATCCCAAACCACTACACATCCATTGATGAGATGATGTCTGCCGAACAGCCGAACATTGTCCACATCTGCACGCCTCCGGCGACCCATGCCAATCTGGCCATTCGAGTCATGGAACAGGGTGCCAATGTTTTTGTCGAAAAGCCCATGGCCATGTCGGTGGAGGACTGCGACCGGATGATCGAGACGGCCGAGCGCTATGGCCGTCGGATCTGCGTGGACCATAACCGACTGATGGACCCGGTCATGCAGAAAGTCCACAAACTGGTGGCCAAGGGCGGCCTCGGTGACATCGTCACCGTCGAGGCACATCAGGGTGTGAATCCGCCCGAAGATGATACCGGCGGCCATTGGAGCGTCGCAGATGCCTTCGCGCCGCTCTACAACCTCGGGCCCCACCCGCTCTATCTCGTAGAGGCTTTCAGCGGACCCGCACGGGATATCATTGTGCAGGGCGCGCCCATCGCCAGCGACGGCGTTCTGCGTGAAATAAGAATCATGCTGCCCGGTGAAAAATGCGACGCCTTTGTGTCGTTTTCGATGGGGGCGCAGCCCTATCTCAACCACCTCGCCATCTATGGCACGAAAGCAACGGCACGCGTGAACCTGAACACCATGACACTGGTGGTTGAGCGTGACCGCAAACTGCCCAAGATGGTGGCCAAATTACTCGCCAATCTCGATCCTGCCGCCCAGATGGTTCAGGCGACGATCTCGGTGACGCTCGCGGTCCTGCTGCGACGCATGAAAACCTACCCCGGAATCGGCAATACAATCCGCGCGTTTTACCGCAGCCTGGACGAGGGAGATCCATCGCCCAACTCCGGCTTCTCGGGACGCGAGAACGTCCGCGTGCTGCGCGCGATCGAGAGCGCCTTGCGCAAGGACCCTCCGGCAGATCAGGAAAGAGAACTCACATGGAACTCCTGA
- a CDS encoding radical SAM protein: MTNEENTLADGVKGWLRDRGLTKSNLQSYKYWLPYTVAGGKAWTPQSMTFELTLRCNLSCQMCPLDIPRMMHNKTDADYVKSRQRAEVTTEEVKRTIDDIVEMGVKDMTITGGEVFLRKDAFEIIEYIGKTPIHLCVNTNGWFLRPAEAERLVSLKPHSLSISIDGPDDLHDEIRRGKGSFRRLLEGIRNIQAAKKKLGVRRPKIGITVTVTALNQHRYSEVLDWLKDTGVDTVDFDYMFYTTPEHDKETRELMPLPEHDKEENQDLPMYLRQVNGETLHAESQKAIQKGEEYGIPVGFGPPLKTPEEMERRFLDDEYAFVEKCFYPWKTFRINPYGDVYSCSLDVAFGNIRDKSVKEIWNNDAYTLFRKSLKERGLFPSCAKCCALNNEFWRYLPTFG; the protein is encoded by the coding sequence ATGACGAACGAAGAAAATACTCTGGCTGATGGCGTAAAAGGATGGCTCCGCGACCGCGGACTGACCAAAAGCAATCTGCAGAGCTACAAATATTGGCTCCCCTATACCGTCGCCGGCGGCAAGGCCTGGACCCCGCAGTCCATGACGTTCGAACTGACGCTGAGGTGCAACCTCTCCTGCCAGATGTGCCCTCTCGATATTCCCCGGATGATGCACAACAAGACCGATGCGGATTATGTGAAGTCGCGCCAACGAGCCGAGGTGACCACCGAGGAAGTGAAGCGGACCATCGATGATATCGTCGAGATGGGCGTCAAGGATATGACCATCACCGGCGGCGAGGTTTTCCTGCGCAAGGACGCCTTCGAGATCATCGAATATATCGGCAAGACACCAATCCATCTCTGCGTGAACACCAACGGTTGGTTCCTGCGACCAGCCGAGGCCGAGCGACTGGTCTCTCTCAAGCCTCACTCTCTGTCGATTTCGATCGACGGACCCGACGATCTCCACGATGAGATTCGCCGCGGCAAGGGCAGCTTTCGTCGCCTGCTCGAAGGCATTCGCAACATTCAGGCAGCCAAGAAGAAACTTGGGGTTCGTCGCCCGAAAATCGGAATCACCGTGACCGTGACGGCGCTCAACCAGCACCGCTACAGCGAAGTCCTCGACTGGCTCAAGGACACAGGCGTCGACACTGTCGACTTCGATTATATGTTCTACACGACGCCCGAGCATGACAAGGAAACTCGGGAACTGATGCCCCTGCCAGAGCATGACAAAGAGGAAAACCAGGACCTCCCGATGTATCTGCGTCAGGTCAACGGTGAAACCCTCCATGCCGAATCCCAAAAAGCGATTCAAAAGGGCGAGGAGTATGGAATCCCCGTTGGCTTCGGACCTCCGCTGAAGACGCCCGAAGAAATGGAACGCCGGTTCCTCGATGACGAGTATGCCTTCGTCGAAAAATGCTTCTACCCCTGGAAAACGTTCCGAATCAATCCCTATGGCGATGTCTATTCCTGTTCGCTCGACGTCGCTTTCGGGAATATCCGTGACAAAAGTGTCAAGGAAATCTGGAACAACGACGCCTACACCTTGTTCCGCAAATCGCTGAAAGAGCGAGGTCTCTTTCCAAGTTGCGCGAAATGCTGTGCCTTGAACAACGAGTTCTGGCGCTACCTGCCCACCTTCGGCTGA
- a CDS encoding formyltransferase family protein: protein MPLKTLIITQEDCLYLPQFLETVLSERRQNFVGITILPTLMPKQTWTSTALEHLNVYGVTQFLKQSIRYASRKALGLASGWVPVPGHFSVTSVAKAHGIPEISTTSVNAPDYHAKLRELGVDLVISINASQVFKTEILALPKLGCLNVHGALLPRYRGRLPSFWVLANGEKETGATVHFMNENLDDGPILLQEKVEITDEDTQDSLIRRTKSTGARLIIRAIDRLEAGNVETIPNDRESATYFSFPTKEDGRRLRQQGRRFL, encoded by the coding sequence ATGCCCCTAAAAACCCTCATTATTACACAGGAAGATTGCCTCTACCTGCCTCAGTTTCTCGAGACCGTCCTCTCCGAAAGGCGCCAGAACTTCGTCGGCATCACCATTCTCCCCACCTTGATGCCGAAACAGACCTGGACCTCGACCGCGCTCGAGCACCTGAATGTGTACGGAGTCACCCAATTCCTGAAGCAATCCATCCGCTATGCCAGCCGTAAAGCACTCGGACTCGCCTCGGGATGGGTTCCGGTTCCCGGACATTTTTCGGTCACCTCGGTCGCCAAGGCCCACGGAATCCCGGAAATATCGACGACCAGCGTCAATGCCCCCGATTATCATGCGAAATTGCGAGAACTCGGAGTCGATCTGGTCATTTCGATCAATGCGAGCCAGGTTTTCAAGACCGAAATCCTCGCACTACCCAAATTGGGCTGCCTGAACGTCCACGGCGCCCTTCTTCCGCGTTACCGAGGACGCCTGCCGAGTTTCTGGGTCCTCGCAAATGGCGAGAAGGAGACCGGCGCCACCGTCCATTTCATGAACGAAAACCTCGACGATGGGCCGATCCTGCTACAGGAAAAGGTCGAAATTACCGACGAAGATACACAGGACAGCCTGATCCGGCGGACCAAATCCACCGGCGCGAGGCTGATTATCCGGGCGATTGATCGCCTGGAAGCTGGTAACGTAGAGACGATTCCGAATGACCGAGAGAGTGCAACCTACTTTTCTTTCCCTACAAAGGAAGATGGCCGACGCCTGCGACAGCAGGGACGACGCTTCCTCTGA
- a CDS encoding DUF3473 domain-containing protein, which yields MSSEIINGFSVDVEDWYQVSDFEDKIPLDQWDRYESRVVPNTRRILKLLKEFDVRGTFFILTWNAVRHPDLVQEIAEAGHEIATHGHTHRLVYEQGRELFEEDLLQSLEILRAVPGVEVLGYRAPSFSVTAKSLWALDVMVDAGLTYDSSVFPVQDPLYGIPGAQRFPFTVHESEGRKLAEFPMTTMAIGGRNFPLGGGAYLRLLPYKYMQWGMRRVHMENQPAVVYLHPWEIDPEQPRLPIKGKRGFSTHYWRLEAMEPKLRRLLSDFRFAPIRDVLTTAGHLAGPEIPVLPATDKPHMMNP from the coding sequence ATGAGCTCCGAAATCATCAATGGATTCTCCGTCGATGTCGAGGACTGGTACCAGGTATCGGACTTCGAAGACAAAATCCCGCTGGACCAATGGGACCGTTACGAAAGCCGAGTGGTTCCCAACACCCGCAGGATCTTGAAACTCCTCAAGGAGTTCGATGTCCGAGGAACCTTTTTCATCCTGACCTGGAACGCGGTCCGGCACCCCGATCTGGTGCAGGAAATTGCCGAGGCGGGCCATGAAATCGCAACGCACGGGCATACCCACCGACTCGTCTACGAGCAGGGACGCGAATTGTTCGAGGAAGATCTGTTGCAGTCCCTCGAAATTCTTCGCGCCGTACCAGGCGTGGAGGTCCTTGGTTATCGAGCACCTTCCTTCTCGGTCACTGCGAAGTCTCTATGGGCACTCGATGTGATGGTGGACGCAGGCCTGACCTACGACTCCAGCGTCTTCCCCGTTCAGGATCCTCTCTATGGCATCCCCGGAGCGCAGCGCTTTCCCTTCACCGTGCACGAGAGCGAAGGGCGCAAGTTGGCAGAATTTCCGATGACGACCATGGCGATCGGAGGACGGAATTTCCCTCTCGGCGGCGGAGCCTATCTGCGTCTACTTCCCTACAAATACATGCAATGGGGTATGCGCCGGGTCCATATGGAAAACCAACCCGCCGTCGTGTACCTCCATCCTTGGGAAATCGATCCGGAGCAGCCACGGCTCCCCATCAAGGGAAAACGAGGGTTTTCAACGCATTATTGGCGCCTGGAGGCTATGGAACCGAAACTTCGCCGACTTCTGAGCGATTTCCGGTTCGCTCCAATTCGAGACGTCCTGACCACCGCCGGACATCTCGCAGGGCCCGAAATTCCCGTATTGCCTGCGACGGACAAACCCCACATGATGAACCCCTGA
- a CDS encoding glycosyltransferase family 2 protein, whose product MFGMILFWLSVGALGYHFIGYPLALVLLGKVRPKPPVRPREDELLPKATLIISAYNEEEVLEQKIENAIGLNYPEGRLEVVVADDGSADRTPEIARSFADRGVVLHRFEPNRGKNLVLNETMPLVTGDVIVFTDANGMYEPDALKELLYPFADPQVGSACGELVYRNFNENPIAEGYNRYWELDQMQKRMEGSLDSLLGANGSIFAVRKDLCRSIPNDVCNDMVQPIWVAASGYACVYQGGALSVEAGSSDTDDELKRRSRIIGRGIRGIAAVWPEIAARRAGLIGWELLSRKGLRYLMPFLFLGIFIGSALAEGWFYNLAFVAQLAVYLAIPIGFRLPDGALKKAISPAVYFGIGNLAALQGWKKVLSGSELGKWQTAERPFETETARESAAKPSSGVEP is encoded by the coding sequence ATGTTCGGAATGATTCTCTTCTGGCTCTCGGTCGGAGCCTTGGGCTACCATTTTATTGGATACCCTCTCGCGCTGGTTCTGCTCGGCAAAGTCCGACCGAAGCCGCCCGTGCGCCCTCGCGAAGATGAGCTGCTGCCAAAAGCAACCTTGATCATCTCTGCCTATAACGAGGAAGAGGTTCTGGAACAGAAGATCGAGAATGCGATCGGCCTCAACTACCCCGAAGGGCGGCTCGAGGTGGTGGTCGCTGACGACGGCTCTGCCGATCGAACTCCCGAGATCGCACGAAGCTTTGCCGACCGTGGGGTCGTGCTCCATCGCTTTGAACCCAACCGCGGCAAAAACCTCGTGCTGAATGAAACCATGCCGCTGGTAACCGGCGACGTGATCGTTTTCACGGATGCCAACGGCATGTACGAACCCGATGCCCTCAAGGAACTGCTTTATCCATTCGCGGACCCGCAGGTGGGCTCGGCGTGCGGGGAACTCGTGTACCGGAATTTCAACGAAAACCCGATCGCCGAGGGCTACAACCGCTATTGGGAACTCGACCAGATGCAGAAGCGCATGGAGGGGTCTCTCGACAGCCTGCTCGGGGCCAATGGTTCGATCTTTGCCGTTCGCAAGGACCTATGCCGCTCGATCCCCAATGATGTCTGTAACGATATGGTGCAACCCATCTGGGTGGCCGCCTCCGGTTACGCCTGCGTCTATCAGGGAGGTGCCCTTTCCGTCGAAGCCGGTTCCAGCGACACCGATGATGAGCTCAAACGTCGCTCCCGCATCATCGGTCGCGGCATTCGCGGAATCGCCGCCGTATGGCCGGAAATCGCCGCCCGGCGCGCCGGGCTCATCGGCTGGGAACTCCTCTCGCGCAAGGGCCTGCGCTATCTGATGCCCTTCCTTTTCCTGGGCATCTTTATCGGATCGGCGCTGGCAGAGGGATGGTTCTACAACCTCGCCTTTGTTGCTCAACTGGCAGTCTATCTGGCCATCCCCATCGGATTCAGGCTCCCGGACGGCGCTCTGAAGAAAGCGATCTCGCCTGCTGTCTATTTCGGGATCGGAAACCTCGCCGCGCTGCAGGGGTGGAAGAAAGTGCTTTCAGGGTCCGAACTGGGTAAATGGCAAACCGCCGAGCGCCCCTTCGAGACGGAAACCGCAAGAGAGAGTGCCGCCAAGCCGAGTTCGGGAGTGGAACCATGA
- a CDS encoding glycosyltransferase family 4 protein — MFRVAYIVDHLQIGGAQKHLLRVVEGLDRDQFTPEIWTASDDPGELADEFRARDTAVHAVGIRDSMMRPATLRSTWEMSRELRRHKVDIVHGYLFEGNFLAALARLFRAAPVTFVAKRSLDLYTRRDRRLAAAFSNRVADQVVVNAGSVGELVRTHEWCPPSKILEIPNGVEFPSAAVRRPLDPARPTIGMVGRLGWKKGYEFALEAFAALRKLIPGLQVEIVGEGNLRDELLLQRHALDLEDCVQFLGRRNDVPALLPRWDVYLLSSVIEGMPNALLEAMAAGLPVVSTRAGGCDEIIEDGVSGLLADTHDAAGLADALERVLTDPQLAASLSGAGRKRVEEHYSLDAMIGSMQRAYRASLQDAGFKIPANWAEKTVDSRNSGSPLLENASRGNI; from the coding sequence ATGTTTCGTGTCGCCTATATCGTTGACCATCTACAAATCGGAGGGGCGCAGAAGCATCTTCTCCGAGTCGTCGAAGGACTCGACCGTGACCAGTTCACGCCCGAGATCTGGACGGCGTCCGATGATCCCGGGGAATTAGCCGACGAATTTCGGGCCCGGGACACGGCCGTGCATGCCGTGGGGATCCGCGACAGCATGATGCGCCCGGCGACCCTGCGCTCGACATGGGAAATGTCGCGCGAGCTGCGCCGACACAAGGTCGATATCGTTCACGGCTACCTCTTTGAGGGCAACTTCCTTGCCGCTCTCGCCAGACTCTTCCGCGCTGCACCCGTGACCTTTGTCGCCAAGAGGAGCCTCGACCTCTACACACGTCGCGATCGGCGACTGGCAGCCGCGTTTTCCAATCGCGTCGCGGATCAAGTCGTGGTCAACGCAGGCTCCGTAGGTGAGCTTGTGCGGACTCACGAATGGTGTCCTCCGAGCAAGATTCTGGAGATCCCGAACGGAGTCGAGTTCCCCTCGGCCGCTGTCCGGCGACCGCTCGACCCCGCCCGGCCCACCATCGGCATGGTTGGACGACTGGGCTGGAAAAAGGGTTACGAATTCGCTCTGGAAGCATTCGCCGCTCTCAGAAAATTGATCCCGGGCCTGCAGGTCGAGATTGTCGGTGAGGGAAACCTGCGGGACGAACTTCTGCTGCAGCGGCACGCGCTCGACCTCGAGGATTGCGTCCAATTCCTTGGTCGGCGCAATGACGTCCCGGCCCTGCTTCCGCGCTGGGATGTCTACCTCTTGTCCTCGGTGATTGAGGGCATGCCCAATGCCCTTTTAGAAGCAATGGCTGCGGGACTCCCGGTCGTCAGCACCCGGGCGGGTGGCTGCGACGAAATTATCGAAGACGGTGTTTCCGGACTCCTCGCGGATACGCATGATGCGGCGGGCCTCGCCGATGCACTCGAACGTGTCCTGACCGATCCGCAGCTTGCCGCCAGCCTTTCCGGCGCCGGTCGAAAGCGGGTCGAAGAGCACTACAGCCTCGATGCCATGATCGGTTCGATGCAAAGAGCGTATCGCGCATCGCTGCAAGATGCTGGATTCAAGATTCCTGCAAATTGGGCCGAAAAGACTGTAGATTCTCGAAATTCGGGGAGTCCATTGCTCGAAAACGCTTCGCGAGGAAATATCTAG
- a CDS encoding O-antigen ligase family protein: MSSPSLPISRPATRRRTSATPGIPLWSVGVLVIYAIFLAYAALTDEKLAIGGAFIGLALVGAVAVFYQPLIGVLIIMSTMLVSYPDALKGSPPLTINNLLGASLILMLTWHLYQTRDFWFFREKEIRLLLMIAVWFIAISYVSELYLPEKRLLPSVEVKGSMGRFYGVSDDSGRWMFELLSRVAFVIFFIQWVKTPSQLRTVLIVLAACIAAALPTLGGEIIAGEADYRISSKSVGWAVNLNRFAFMMNVGIALFVYLAVTARSIAVRTLFFFLAICSVPLVLLSASRSGFLGLALVGFMLLKGPQVPRRWKIGSGFFGIAIFVLAFNFALTENHRERLLNLNPFAPAASTDGSASAEGSRSTQVRTTTLAEATTIISEYPITGVGLANFRWVNAIMHGSYKPPHNSYIWSLAEGGIIAGLLYLSLFAALYTRIQKLRPKYKNHETLPYLPEFLNLYLILLLFFSIFADVWLEVHVYFLVAIAVVLSRWAEDEELRGRGLPGQNAGTAGARRAAARALYRPQGA, from the coding sequence GTGAGCTCGCCGTCGCTACCGATCTCCCGACCTGCGACCCGGAGGCGCACAAGCGCCACTCCGGGGATTCCGCTTTGGTCGGTGGGCGTTCTCGTCATCTACGCAATCTTCCTTGCGTACGCGGCTCTGACCGACGAGAAGCTTGCGATCGGTGGGGCCTTCATTGGCTTGGCCCTGGTTGGTGCGGTTGCCGTTTTCTACCAACCCCTGATCGGCGTTCTGATCATCATGTCGACGATGCTGGTGTCCTACCCGGATGCGCTCAAAGGCTCTCCTCCCCTGACCATCAACAATTTGCTGGGGGCCTCGCTGATCCTGATGCTGACCTGGCACCTCTACCAGACGCGAGATTTCTGGTTTTTCCGAGAGAAAGAAATTCGTCTGCTCCTGATGATTGCCGTCTGGTTTATCGCGATCTCCTACGTCAGCGAGCTGTACTTGCCGGAGAAACGCCTTCTCCCTTCGGTTGAGGTCAAAGGCTCCATGGGTCGTTTCTACGGGGTCTCGGACGATAGCGGCCGGTGGATGTTCGAACTCCTCTCGCGCGTGGCCTTCGTGATCTTTTTCATCCAATGGGTCAAAACACCCAGCCAACTGCGCACCGTCCTCATCGTGCTGGCTGCGTGTATTGCCGCGGCGCTCCCCACCCTTGGCGGTGAGATCATTGCCGGCGAAGCGGACTACCGAATTTCCTCCAAATCTGTTGGCTGGGCGGTCAACTTGAACCGCTTTGCCTTCATGATGAACGTGGGCATCGCGCTCTTTGTCTATCTGGCGGTCACGGCTCGATCGATTGCCGTGCGCACATTATTCTTCTTCCTCGCAATTTGCAGCGTGCCGCTGGTTCTCCTCTCCGCTTCACGTAGTGGATTCCTCGGGCTCGCTCTGGTGGGATTCATGCTGCTCAAAGGTCCTCAGGTACCGCGTCGATGGAAGATTGGATCCGGCTTTTTCGGGATTGCCATTTTCGTTCTCGCCTTCAACTTCGCGTTGACCGAAAACCACCGCGAGCGCCTGCTGAATCTGAACCCCTTTGCGCCTGCTGCCTCGACGGACGGCAGTGCCTCTGCGGAAGGAAGTCGCTCCACGCAGGTGCGCACCACGACTCTGGCCGAGGCGACCACCATCATTTCCGAATACCCGATCACGGGCGTCGGCTTGGCGAACTTCCGTTGGGTCAATGCCATCATGCACGGCTCCTACAAGCCTCCACATAACTCGTATATCTGGTCTCTCGCCGAAGGAGGCATCATCGCCGGCCTTCTCTACCTGAGCCTCTTTGCTGCGCTCTATACGCGGATCCAAAAACTCCGGCCAAAATACAAGAACCACGAAACCCTTCCCTATCTGCCTGAATTTCTGAACCTCTACCTGATTCTGCTGCTCTTCTTCTCGATTTTCGCCGATGTCTGGCTCGAGGTTCATGTCTACTTCCTGGTCGCCATCGCCGTCGTCCTGTCCCGATGGGCCGAGGATGAAGAATTGCGTGGCCGCGGCCTGCCCGGACAGAATGCAGGCACAGCCGGCGCCCGACGTGCCGCCGCTCGAGCTCTCTACAGGCCTCAAGGCGCCTGA